Proteins from one Fragaria vesca subsp. vesca linkage group LG6, FraVesHawaii_1.0, whole genome shotgun sequence genomic window:
- the LOC101309278 gene encoding nodulation-signaling pathway 2 protein-like — MEYPSWPFHNMVNSSFDQSDLMNIVDSQIGSSDFSSLVLNSDVFSDLSETCSYPLATVFCGDDLIQVSSQLEEFPMNLEEIDHDLMIECLYGNFLENNGGTLLSQEVSTRFSIEGDCLSDSLVTCEVSSMDSTSILTSQTAPPELVDIDNESGLRHLLKAYAESMENGQKELEEVIFRCIKDKASPIGQTLDRLAFNLCREAVDDQQGDVDYLKQQSYKNFEPAFELFYQNFPYGKFAHYAANSAILEAIPEDTEMVHIVDFDMGEGLQLSQMIEALEQRLKTLKVTAIKWEDEESGCALQGTFGERKKQLQKHARSFGLNLKVEEVALEDLVAEIKKTKKRAVREFLAFNCMVSLPHMRRRRSRSLVIEFLRLAKDLLATSGNYKTGKTGIVTFGDGEACERLGNQLDFSSFFDGNLVHYQALSESIESNFPSHLAEARMVLENIFLAPYVSPQTWFQNWSEMKENSHVQPWLGLEGRKLSTENLLEAKEIVGDESSYGIKIGGKNGNEMTLEWRENPLVRVSTWEKQ; from the coding sequence ATGGAATACCCTTCTTGGCCATTCCACAATATGGTAAACTCATCTTTTGATCAATCTGATCTCATGAACATTGTTGATTCTCAAATAGGCAGCTCAGATTTTTCTTCCTTGGTCCTCAACTCAGATGTATTTTCTGACTTATCCGAAACTTGTTCATACCCTCTTGCCACCGTGTTTTGTGGTGATGATCTGATCCAGGTCTCATCACAGCTGGAGGAATTTCCAATGAATTTGGAAGAAATTGACCATGATTTGATGATAGAATGTTTGTATGGTAATTTCTTGGAAAACAATGGAGGGACTTTACTTTCACAAGAAGTTTCCACACGATTTTCTATTGAAGGAGATTGTTTGTCAGATTCATTGGTGACTTGTGAAGTATCATCAATGGACTCAACATCAATCCTAACATCACAGACTGCGCCACCAGAATTGGTGGACATAGATAACGAATCAGGCCTTCGTCATCTTCTCAAGGCTTATGCAGAATCCATGGAGAATGGACAGAAGGAGCTAGAGGAGGTAATTTTCAGATGCATCAAGGACAAAGCCAGCCCAATTGGACAGACTTTGGATCGTCTTGCATTTAACTTGTGCCGAGAAGCTGTTGATGATCAACAAGGCGATGTTGATTATCTGAAACAACAATCCTACAAGAATTTTGAGCCTGCATTTGAGTTGTTTTACCAAAACTTTCCCTATGGGAAGTTTGCTCACTATGCGGCAAACTCAGCAATCCTAGAGGCTATTCCTGAGGATACAGAGATGGTTCACATAGTAGATTTCGATATGGGAGAAGGGCTGCAGTTGTCACAGATGATTGAAGCTTTAGAACAAAGACTCAAAACACTTAAGGTGACAGCAATTAAATGGGAAGATGAAGAGAGTGGTTGTGCTCTACAGGGCACATTTGGCGAGAGGAAGAAGCAACTTCAGAAACATGCAAGATCTTTTGGTCTAAACTTGAAGGTGGAGGAAGTGGCTCTAGAAGATCTGGTGGCAGAGATAAAGAAGACAAAAAAGAGGGCAGTAAGAGAATTCTTAGCCTTTAATTGTATGGTTTCGCTTCCACACATGCGGAGGAGGAGAAGTAGAAGTCTCGTCATAGAGTTTCTAAGACTGGCTAAGGATTTGTTAGCCACATCTGGGAACTACAAGACTGGAAAAACAGGAATTGTGACCTTTGGTGATGGGGAGGCATGTGAGAGACTCGGGAATCAGTTGGATTTCAGCTCGTTCTTTGATGGGAATCTGGTGCATTACCAAGCCTTATCAGAGTCAATAGAGTCAAATTTCCCGAGTCATCTTGCAGAAGCAAGAATGGTGCTGGAAAACATCTTCCTAGCACCATACGTCTCTCCTCAGACTTGGTTCCAAAACTGGTCCGAAATGAAGGAAAACAGCCATGTTCAACCATGGCTTGGGCTGGAGGGTCGTAAATTGAGCACAGAGAACTTGTTGGAAGCCAAGGAAATAGTTGGAGACGAAAGCTCCTATGGAATTAAGATTGGAGGAAAGAATGGAAATGAAATGACCTTAGAATGGAGAGAGAATCCTTTGGTCCGAGTTTCTACCTGGGAAAAACAATAG
- the LOC101309570 gene encoding nodulation-signaling pathway 2 protein-like, with product MEYSPFLERSWSFQSLIDSSFDQSAEFINMDHTPIDSSDFSSLFINSNEFSEISEITSYPFANLFTAADDLIQVTSQGEEVSMDLEGCEADLMIEGFLCNSLEVSEGSFPSQKASSHQFSTEGNDVWSPDSLVTSEASSMDSTSIQSPLTFPREEERIENELSIRHLLQAFAEAIEYGQKELVEVILRCISEKASPTGEAFERLAFNLCQEVVDEQQQGGDYLKQESLKNFEAALKVFIQNFPYARFAHYVANSAILDAIPVEAETVHIVDFDMGDGIQLSQIIEALAQRFKTLKVTAIKWEEEESDCAPAHWRFEETKKQLQNHARSFGLNLKLEEVAMEDLVTEIKKAKKRGGGKEFLAFNCMNSLPHMRRRKSRRHVMEYLRLAKELLASSGNSKTTKSGIITFADGNASENLENHSSFSSFFNENLVHYQALLESMELNFPSHLAEARMVMECIFIAPFVSSQDWFQQWIEMKDFHVQPWFGLEGRRLSKENLMEAKEIVGDEGSYGIRIEGRNRNEMVLEWRGTPLVRVSTWENQS from the coding sequence ATGGAGTACTCCCCATTTCTTGAGCGTTCTTGGTCATTCCAAAGTTTGATAGACTCATCTTTTGATCAATCAGCTGAATTCATCAACATGGATCATACTCCAATCGATAGCTCAGATTTCTCTTCTCTGTTCATCAACTCAAATGAATTTTCCGAAATTTCGGAAATTACTTCATATCCTTTTGCAAACTTGTTTACTGCTGCTGATGATCTGATTCAAGTGACATCCCAAGGGGAGGAAGTTTCAATGGATTTGGAAGGATGTGAGGCTGATTTGATGATAGAGGGTTTCTTATGTAATTCTTTGGAAGTAAGTGAAGGGAGTTTTCCATCACAGAAAGCTTCTTCACACCAATTTTCTACAGAAGGAAATGATGTATGGAGTCCTGATTCATTAGTGACTTCTGAAGCATCATCAATGGACTCAACATCAATCCAATCACCACTGACTTTTCCTAGAGAAGAAGAGAGAATCGAGAACGAATTGAGTATTCGCCATCTACTTCAAGCTTTTGCTGAAGCCATAGAATATGGCCAGAAAGAGTTGGTGGAGGTAATTCTCAGATGCATCAGTGAGAAAGCCAGCCCAACTGGAGAGGCTTTTGAGCGTCTTGCATTCAACTTGTGCCAAGAAGTTGTTGATGAACAACAACAAGGTGGGGATTATCTCAAACAAGAATCCTTGAAGAATTTTGAGGCTGCACTTAAGGTATTCATCCAAAACTTCCCCTATGCTAGGTTTGCTCACTATGTAGCAAACTCAGCAATCCTCGACGCGATTCCAGTAGAAGCTGAGACGGTTCACATAGTGGATTTCGACATGGGAGATGGGATCCAGTTGTCTCAAATTATTGAGGCCTTAGCACAAAGATTCAAAACACTAAAAGTGACAGCAATTAAGTGGGAAGAGGAAGAGAGTGATTGTGCTCCTGCACACTGGAGATTTGAGGAGACCAAGAAGCAACTCCAGAACCATGCTAGATCCTTTGGCTTAAACTTAAAGCTGGAAGAAGTAGCAATGGAGGACTTGGTGACTGAGATAAAGAAGGCAAAGAAGAGGGGTGGAGGGAAAGAATTCTTAGCCTTCAACTGTATGAATTCACTTCCACATATGAGGAGGAGAAAAAGCAGAAGGCATGTCATGGAGTATCTGAGACTGGCTAAGGAGTTATTAGCCAGTTCTGGGAACTCCAAGACTACTAAGAGTGGTATCATAACTTTCGCTGATGGCAATGCTAGTGAGAATCTTGAAAATCACTCAAGTTTCAGCTCATTCTTTAATGAGAATCTAGTGCATTACCAAGCCTTGTTGGAGTCAATGGAGTTAAATTTCCCAAGTCATCTAGCTGAAGCAAGAATGGTCATGGAATGCATCTTCATAGCACCTTTTGTTTCTTCCCAAGATTGGTTCCAACAGTGGATAGAAATGAAGGACTTCCATGTGCAACCATGGTTTGGGCTTGAGGGTCGAAGATTGAGCAAAGAAAATTTGATGGAAGCCAAGGAAATTGTGGGAGATGAAGGATCGTATGGAATCAGGATTGAAGGACGGAACAGGAATGAGATGGTACTGGAATGGAGAGGTACTCCTCTGGTTAGAGTATCAACTTGGGAAAACCAAAGCTAG
- the LOC101303528 gene encoding ubiquitin-activating enzyme E1 1-like, with amino-acid sequence MLPRKRQVGGEVVVQEDGEPNLADESPIKKLCTDDSKGTDCNSGNINSSSSSSSDKPPIMAMGNNGNSGDIDEDLHSRQLAVYGRETMRRLFASNILVSGMQGLGAEIAKNLVLAGVKSVTLHDEGVVELWDLSGNFFFSEEDIGKNRALACVQKLQELNNAVLISTLTTQLTKEKLSDFQAVVFTDISLDKAIEFDDYCHNHQPPISFIKSEVRGLFGSVFCDFGPEFTVLDVDGEDPHTGIVASISNDNPAMISCVDDERLEFQDGDLVLFTEVHGMTELNDGKPRKIKNARPYSFTIEEDTTNYGAYEKGGIVTQVKQPKVLKFKPLREAVKEPGDFLLIDFSKFDRPPLLHLAFQALDKFISELGRFPVAGSEDDATKFISLVTSINDSSADGKLEEIDQKILRHFAFGARAVLNPMAAMFGGIVGQEVVKACSAKFHPLFQFFYFDSVESLPTEASDPSDLKPLNSRYDAQISVFGAKLQKKLEESKVFTVGSGALGCEFLKNLALMGVACGQNGKLTITDDDVIEKSNLSRQFLFRDWNIGQAKSTVAATAAAQINSRFNIEALQNRASPESENVFDDTFWENLDVVINALDNVNARLYIDQRCLYFQKPLLESGTLGAKCNTQMVIPHLTENYGASRDPPEKQAPMCTVHSFPHNIDHCLTWARSEFEGLLEKVPAEVNAYLTNPSEYTTAMKNAGDAQARNNLESVIECLDKERCETFQDCITWARLKFEDYFSNRVKQLTYTFPEDATTSSGTPFWSAPKRFPRPLVFSVDDLSHLQFILASSILRAETFNIAIPDWVKSTQKFAEAVNNVMVPEFQPKKDVKIVTDEKATIILPASIDDAAVINELVMKLEKCKEQLPPGFKMNPIQFEKDDDTNYHMDVIAGFANMRARNYGIPEVDKLKAKFIAGRIIPAIATSTALATGLVCLELYKVLAGGHKIEDYRNTFANLALPLFSMAEPVPPKVIKHQDMSWTVWDRWSIKDNPTLKQLLNWLKEKGLNAYSISYGSCLLYNSMFPKHRERMDKHMVDLARDVAKAELPPFRNHFDVVVACEDDEDNDIDIPQISIYFK; translated from the exons ATGCTTCCTAGAAAGAGACAAGTGGGCGGAGAGGTTGTAGTACAAGAAGACGGGGAACCGAACTTGGCCGACGAATCTCCCATCAAGAAGCTTTGCACCGACGACTCTAAGGGCACCGACTGCAATTCCGGTAACATCAACAGTAGCAGCAGCAGCAGCAGCGACAAGCCGCCGATCATGGCAATGGGGAATAATGGGAATTCTGGGGATATTGATGAGGATCTCCACAGCCGGCAGCTTGCTGTTTATGGCCGTGAGACGATGAGGCGGCTCTTTGCCTCCAACATTCTTGTCTCTGGGATGCAAGGCCTTGGCGCCGAGATTG CAAAGAACCTTGTTCTTGCTGGTGTCAAGTCTGTGACCTTGCATGATGAAGGAGTTGTTGAGTTGTGGGACCTTTCAGGCAATTTCTTTTTCTCCGAGGAAGATATTGGAAAGAATCGGGCCCTTGCCTGTGTCCAAAAATTGCAAGAACTTAACAATGCTGTGCTCATTTCTACTTTGACAACTCAGCTAACTAAAGAGAAACTTTCTGATTTCCAG GCTGTAGTTTTCACTGATATCAGCTTAGACAAAGCAATCGAATTCGATGATTACTGCCATAATCATCAGCCTCCGATCTCTTTTATCAAATCTGAAGTACGGGGTCTTTTTGGTAGTGTGTTTTGTGACTTTGGTCCTGAGTTCACTGTTCTTGATGTTGACGGTGAGGATCCACACACAGGCATAGTTGCATCAATTAGCAATGACAACCCTGCTATGATATCATGTGTCGATGATGAGAGGCTTGAGTTTCAGGACGGGGATTTGGTTTTATTCACTGAAGTCCATGGAATGACCGAGTTGAATGATGGAAAACCAAGGAAAATAAAGAATGCAAGGCCGTACTCATTCACAATTGAGGAGGACACTACAAATTATGGAGCATACGAGAAAGGTGGTATAGTCACACAGGTTAAGCAACCTAAGGTGTTGAAATTTAAGCCCTTGAGAGAAGCAGTCAAGGAACCTGGTGATTTCCTTCTGATTGACTTCTCCAAGTTTGATCGTCCACCTCTCCTGCACTTAGCATTTCAGGCACTGGATAAGTTCATATCAGAGTTGGGACGCTTCCCTGTTGCTGGATCCGAGGATGATGCTACAAAGTTCATATCATTAGTAACTAGCATAAATGATAGCTCAGCAGATGGGAAGCTTGAGGAGATTGATCAGAAGATCCTTCGTCATTTTGCATTTGGTGCTAGGGCTGTGCTGAATCCCATGGCTGCAATGTTTGGTGGTATTGTTGGACAGGAAGTTGTCAAGGCCTGTTCTGCAAAGTTTCACCCCCTATTCCAG TTCTTCTATTTTGATTCGGTTGAATCGCTTCCAACAGAAGCCTCGGACCCTAGTGATTTGAAGCCTCTAAACAGTCGGTATGATGCACAAATTTCAGTATTTGGAGCCAAGTTGCAGAAAAAGCTGGAGGAGTCGAAAGTGTTCACTGTTGGATCTGGTGCACTAGGATGTGAGTTTTTGAAGAATTTAGCTTTGATGGGTGTCGCTTGCGGTCAAAACGGTAAATTAACAATTACAGATGATGATGTCATTGAGAAGAGTAACCTTAGTAGACAATTTCTCTTCCGGGATTGGAACATTGGGCAGGCTAAATCAACAGTTGCTGCTACTGCTGCTGCGCAGATAAACAGTCGTTTCAATATTGAAGCACTGCAGAATCGTGCAAGCCCAGAGTCTGAAAACGTGTTTGATGATACTTTCTGGGAGAATTTGGATGTTGTTATCAATGCTCTGGATAATGTGAATGCCAGGCTTTACATTGATCAGCGATGCTTATATTTCCAGAAGCCACTATTGGAGTCAGGTACCCTAGGTGCCAAGTGCAACACACAGATGGTCATTCCTCACTTGACTGAAAATTATGGAGCATCAAGGGACCCACCTGAAAAGCAAGCACCTATGTGCACAGTTCATTCATTTCCTCACAACATTGACCACTGCTTGACATGGGCCCGATCTGAGTTTGAGGGTCTGCTTGAGAAGGTTCCTGCCGAAGTAAATGCGTACTTGACAAATCCTAGCGAGTACACTACGGCAATGAAGAATGCTGGTGATGCCCAAGCAAGGAATAACTTGGAAAGTGTCATTGAATGCCTTGACAAGGAGAGATGTGAGACATTTCAAGATTGCATTACCTGGGCCCGTCTAAA GTTTGAGGACTATTTCTCCAACCGTGTGAAGCAGTTAACATATACTTTTCCTGAGGATGCTACAACCAGTAGTGGAACCCCATTCTGGTCTGCTCCCAAGCGTTTCCCTCGCCCACTGGTGTTCTCAGTTGATGATCTCAGTCACCTTCAATTTATACTGGCATCGTCCATTCTTCGAGCTGAGACATTCAACATTGCAATTCCTGATTGGGTCAAGTCTACTCAAAAGTTTGCTGAGGCTGTTAACAACGTGATGGTTCCTGAATTTCAGCCTAAGAAGGATGTGAAGATTGTTACAGATGAGAAAGCTACAATTATTTTACCAGCATCCATCGATGATGCTGCTGTTATCAACGAGTTAGTCATGAAGTTAGAAAAATGCAAGGAGCAGCTCCCACCAGGCTTCAAGATGAACCCTATTCAATTTGAGAAG GATGATGACACGAACTATCATATGGATGTAATAGCTGGATTTGCAAATATGAGGGCAAGGAATTATGGTATCCCTGAAGTCGACAAGCTGAAGGCCAAATTCATTGCCGGTAGAATCATACCTGCAATTGCAACATCTACTGCTCTTGCAACTGGTCTTGTCTGCTTGGAGCTGTACAAGGTTCTGGCCGGAGGGCACAAGATAGAGGACTACCGAAACACCTTTGCCAACCTTGCTCTTCCTCTGTTCTCCATGGCTGAACCAGTGCCTCCTAAAGTCATCAAGCACCAAGATATGAGCTGGACAGTTTGGGACAGGTGGAGTATAAAGGACAACCCAACTCTGAAGCAGCTTCTTAATTGGCTCAAGGAAAAGGGCTTAAACGCTTACAGCATCTCTTATGGCAGTTGCCTTCTTTATAACAGCATGTTCCCCAAGCACAGAGAGCGCATGGACAAGCATATGGTGGATTTGGCTAGGGATGTGGCAAAGGCAGAGCTGCCCCCATTTCGGAACCACTTTGATGTGGTGGTGGCCTGCGAAGACGATGAGGATAATGATATTGACATCCCTCAGATCTCCATTTACTTCAAGTAG